The sequence CGCCAGAAGAGGCCTTGCCCATAGCCCCAGCCCCGGCGATGCCCGATCAGCGGTTGCGGCGTGCGCCCCTGCCAGCTCGCATTGAAACCATCCCTGGCGACCCTGCCCCAGCGGCCATCGAAGCCGTGCCCCCGTCCCCACCGTCATCCCAGCCCGCCGCCTATCCTACGCCAGATACAGTGCCAACAGAGGTGGTCCCGTTCCAGGCCCCGCCAGCGCCCTTGCCAGCCCCCGCTGCCGCACCTAGCCCGCTGCTAATCGTGCCACCAGTCGTCGCGCCTCAACCCCTTGAGATGGCCCCCGATTCAGGCGCTTCCCCCCTTAGAGAACCTCAGGCCGCGCAACCAGTAGTGCCTCGGGTATCTGTTCAACCCCAGCCCGAAGACAGCATTGGGGGCAGCCTGCGAACAATTGGCTCACTCCCCTAGTACCGCTAGCACCACCTTGGGCTGAAGCTTGGTCTTGAACCACACCACCTGGGCAGGGACGTTCGCAATATCTACTCCAGCATTCTCCAGGTTGAGCCGTTCTGACACCGCTAAAATTAGGTTGTCGCGCCCCGACTGGCGCACCTGGGCAAACTTCTTACGCAAGTATTCAGGCCGCCAGTAGCCGACAATTTCTAGCAGATACTCGCGCCCATCGGGGTGCACCAGGCGGAAGTCAGGAATCATCACGCTGCCAGGAATCGGCACCAGATCAACCTCTCGCTCTAGCCGCCAGGGCGTCTTGGCGGGCCAGCGGCTGACGAACGATTCTTCGACCATGCTGTCATAGGTTTTGCCGGGGGGGTAGTGGGTGATTAGCCCACAGTCGCTGTCGAGGGTAAATTGGCGGGACTTCACCTGCTGGGTGAAGTTATCCTTCATTTGTAAAGTTGCCGTCAGCCGCCACTTGCTCACATGCAGAATAGCCGGGATTAGCTTAGCGATATCCACCCCATAGCGAGTACTCGGCTTAAACAAACTGGCCGGGCCATCAATGGTGATAGTAAACCCCTGGTCTGCATCACCCTCAATGTAGGTCATCAGCCGAAACAACTTTAGGTAGCGAAACATCAGCTTATACTCGCCGGGGTCGTTGCGGTAGAGGTGCATGACCAGATCGCTGGCCTTATAAAACACCCCCTGGGTCTGAGACAGGTTGTAGCGATGAATCAGTGCGTCAGGAGTAGGCGGCTCAAACTCGGTCAGAATGTGGTTGTCCTGGCGATCGGCATAGAGCCCCTGACGAATGTCAGCTACCGTCACTTCGCGATCCAGTTCTTCAGACAGTTGCTGGCCGAGAAGCGACAGGTGTTGCTCGGCAGCCGTGGGGGAGGGCACCGCCAGGGCCGCCAGGGCAAACACCCGCCGCCGCAGCTCGATCGGTTCCAACGGGCTAATCGCCTCGAAGGTGGAAAAGCTATTGCGCAAAATGTGAGCCAGCCCCCGCTTGATGCGGTAGTTGGTATCTTCGCCTTCTAAATCTTGCAGTTGGCGGTTGAGCTCGCCCTGGGTGCGGCTCACCTGCTGCTGAAAAAGCTGGATTAAGTCGGCTGCGATCGCCCGATTGGCCGCATCCAACGCTAGCCGCTTCGGCTGAATCGCCTCTCCCTGATACCGGTAGATTAAAAGTTCGCTAGGTAACGTAGGCCTCACCTCCTAAAATAGTTGGAACAGCCGCCCATTGGATTGAACCCCAGGGCCTAAATCTTATCGGACTTCCCATGCTCAACTTTCAGCCCCTCGGCTTTATCCAGCAGGCGCTCCCGACCGATCTAGGGGTCATGGCTTACTACACTCCCGGCGGCTGGCCCTGGCAAGACGGTACAGCAGAATCCTCTCCGCCCCTGGTATTTCTTCACAGCCTAGGGGGCGGCTCCTCTGCCTATGAGTGGTCCCAGGTCTATGCCGCCTTTGGCGCTACCCACCGGGTGATTGCCCCTGACCTGATTGGCTGGGGCCAGTCTACCCATCCCGCCCGCGCCTACTCCACAGAAGACTACTTCTATATGATTACCCATCTGCTAGAGTCGGTGGCCCAGCCCCCCGCCCTAGTCGCGGCCACCTCGCTCACGGCTGGCGTGGTCATCCGTTTAGCAGGGCTGCGGCCCGATTTATTCAAGGGGTTGTTTTTGGTGTCGCCCTCCGGCAATAGCGACTTTGGCCGCGACTATAGAGCCAGTCTGCCGGCCCTGCTAGCCAGCACCCCCGGCGTTGACAAGGTGCTCTACCAGGTGGGGGCGGCCAATGAACTGGCGGTGCGATCGTTCCTTTCGACCTTTCTGTTTGCTGATCCTCGTCGCATCACGACTAACACTGTGCAGGCTTACCTCACCTGCACTCAGCAGCCCAACGCTGAATACTCAGCCCTGGCCTCCCTCAACGGAGCGGTTAGCTTTGATCTATCGCGCTATATCAACCAGTTGCAGACCCCAACCACCGTGGTACTGGGGTCTGGATCGCGGTTTAGCGCCCCGGCCATGGTTAAACGGCTGGCCAGCCTCAACCCCCAGTCAATCCAGCAGGTGATTGAAGTCCCTAACTCTGGGGTATTACCCCATGTCGAACACCCCGCCGTCGTCACAGGGCTGCTACGTCAGTTTCTCGCTACCCACAGCAGTTAAATGACCGCTGAGAATTCACCCACTCATCCACCCACCTACCTGCTCAGTTGCGGGCTAGCCACTTTTGACCATTTAGGCGGCGTAGCGTAAATAAGACCAGAAGATCTAGAGTAATTTTTCGCTCGTCACCCATAAATTGTTCAATCGTGCTGGGCTGAGACCCCTGATCGGCAAAATAGAACAGCTTTGGACTAGTAATACTGTCTTTCGTAAACGCGATATTAAATTGGCGATTCCCCGCAAGGGAGGTTTCACCAACGCCCTTTTGCCATTGGCCCTTCACGTGCCAATAGTTTTCTTGATCGTTGATGCCAAACACGCCTAGAGGCCGCTGATCAAGGGTGAGCTGAATGTCGTCAAGGCCTTTTTCCTTCAGGGCAGAGGTCAACGAAGGGATAAAGTGCTGCTCAATGAACTCAGTAAAGGGTTTATCTTCTAGGGCCGGGGGCTTTTCTTTCTTCGCCGCCGCTTTAGGAGCCGATTTGGCTTCAGCTCCAGCAGTTCCCTTGGGGGCTGCCTTGGCTTCAGCAGCCTGAGGGGCTGCCTCTGTCGCTCCAGTTTCAGTCTTGGGGGCCGCTGCGTCGGCAGCGGATGCAGAATCTACCGGGGGGGTCTTTTCGTCAGCCATACAAGGAAAACCTACAACAGCAATAGGGGCAAACTCAGGGGGTTGAGTCACTCACCCAGTTGTTCTCTCTCATACTAGAGGAAAGCCTTCTAAAACGCATGGCCTATCTCAGAAAAAGCGGTGCTTACCCAGGCTAGGCACCGCTTTTTCTAGGAAGGACCCGGTCTCTTAACCCTGAGGGGCTAGGTTCATCAGGTCCTTGCGCACAGTCGCGATATCGCGCTTGTCCCCATTCCCGTTACCGTGGGCAATACCTAGAGCTTCTAGGTCGCTTTCTACCATCAGGTGCACTAGCTGCTCAAACGTCACGCTGGGCTCCCAGCCCAATTTTTGTTTGGCCCTCGTGGCATCGCCAATCAGGAGATCGACTTCGGCAGGTCGTAGATAGCGCGGGTCAAACTCAACATAGTCATGCCAGTCGAGGTTGACATGATTAAAAGCAATATCTAAAAATTCGCTGATGGCATGGGTTTCGTTAGTGGCAACCACGTAATCGTCGGGCTGGTCTTGCTGGAGCATAAGCCACATAGCCCGCACATAGTCTTTGGCATAGCCCCAGTCACGCTTAGATTCGAGGTTACCCAGATAAAGTTTCTTTTGCTGACCGGCCACAATACGCGCGATCGCTCGGGTAATTTTGCGGGTCACAAAGGTTTCGCCGCGCCGAGGTGACTCATGGTTAAACAAGATGCCGTTACAGGCAAACAGATCGTAAGACTCACGGTAGTTGATGGTTTGCCAGTGGGCAAATACCTTGGCGCAGGCATAGGGGCTGCGGGGGTAGAAGGGGGTTGTCTCCTTCTGGGGAATTTCTTGCACTTTGCCAAACATTTCAGAAGACCCGGCCTGATAAAACCGCACTTCTAAGCTGGTGCGCTGCTGGTAGTCACGAATCGCCTCCAGCAACCGCAGTGTCCCCATGCCCACCGCATCAACGGTGTACTCAGGCGAATCAAAGCTAACCCGCACGTGAGACTGTGCCCCTAGGTTATAAACTTCCTGGGGCTGTACCTGCTCTAGAATGCGCCGCAGCATGGTGCCATCGGTCAGGTCACCATAGTGCAAAAACAACCGGGCGTCGGCACTATGGGGGTCAACATAGACGTGGTCAATGCGATCGGTATTAAACGTAGAAGTGCGGCGAATAATACCGTGAACTTCATACCCTTTATCTAGAAGTAACTCCGCTAGGTAAGATCCGTCCTGACCAGTAATACCAGTAATTAAGGCTCGCTTAGATTGACTCATAGGGGTTTAGTCTCTTAAATTGACAATCAACTTAATCAATTTCAACTCGTCCCGACAGCACAAGACCAGCCCATACCTGTCCTAACAGCTAGACCCAAAAGTTAGAGTTCTAAGCAGCTTAAAGGGCAACTCAACCTAGACCCTGGAGGGGAATTCTGCATATAGCTTTCTTAACTCGTCCTAGGCAATCACTGGTCAAAACGTTTCCTGTCTCCAATGGCTGCACACGAATCTAACGCTGAGCCACAGGGTAGTCATGGGAGAGAAAGGGCACCTCTATCACTATTCCCCTAACTTCACCTACCGTAACTTCTAAGCCTGCCCCACCGGCTTTGGTGCGAATGTAACCTAACCCCAAAGCCCCCGGATCCATAGGAATTGAGCTAGTCAGCATGCCAATGGTGTCGCCATTGGCCGTAATGGGAGTGCCGGCTTCTACTAAGGCGCTCAGCTGAATCCCCCAAAGTTTCTGCTTGACACCTTTGTAGGTATTTAGCCGGGCAATGGTTTCTTGGCCGATATAGCATCCTTTGTCAAAGGAAATCGCCTGCCACAATCCTGCTTCTAAAGGATTGTAGTCGTCAGTAAGTTCACAGGCTGGAGCAGGACGCCCCTGCTGAACCCTGAGTTGTTGCCATAGATCTTCTCCAGCCGGGATTCCCCCTGCATTGATCAGGTG is a genomic window of Nodosilinea sp. E11 containing:
- a CDS encoding DUF790 family protein encodes the protein MRPTLPSELLIYRYQGEAIQPKRLALDAANRAIAADLIQLFQQQVSRTQGELNRQLQDLEGEDTNYRIKRGLAHILRNSFSTFEAISPLEPIELRRRVFALAALAVPSPTAAEQHLSLLGQQLSEELDREVTVADIRQGLYADRQDNHILTEFEPPTPDALIHRYNLSQTQGVFYKASDLVMHLYRNDPGEYKLMFRYLKLFRLMTYIEGDADQGFTITIDGPASLFKPSTRYGVDIAKLIPAILHVSKWRLTATLQMKDNFTQQVKSRQFTLDSDCGLITHYPPGKTYDSMVEESFVSRWPAKTPWRLEREVDLVPIPGSVMIPDFRLVHPDGREYLLEIVGYWRPEYLRKKFAQVRQSGRDNLILAVSERLNLENAGVDIANVPAQVVWFKTKLQPKVVLAVLGE
- a CDS encoding alpha/beta hydrolase → MLNFQPLGFIQQALPTDLGVMAYYTPGGWPWQDGTAESSPPLVFLHSLGGGSSAYEWSQVYAAFGATHRVIAPDLIGWGQSTHPARAYSTEDYFYMITHLLESVAQPPALVAATSLTAGVVIRLAGLRPDLFKGLFLVSPSGNSDFGRDYRASLPALLASTPGVDKVLYQVGAANELAVRSFLSTFLFADPRRITTNTVQAYLTCTQQPNAEYSALASLNGAVSFDLSRYINQLQTPTTVVLGSGSRFSAPAMVKRLASLNPQSIQQVIEVPNSGVLPHVEHPAVVTGLLRQFLATHSS
- a CDS encoding DUF2996 domain-containing protein, which encodes MADEKTPPVDSASAADAAAPKTETGATEAAPQAAEAKAAPKGTAGAEAKSAPKAAAKKEKPPALEDKPFTEFIEQHFIPSLTSALKEKGLDDIQLTLDQRPLGVFGINDQENYWHVKGQWQKGVGETSLAGNRQFNIAFTKDSITSPKLFYFADQGSQPSTIEQFMGDERKITLDLLVLFTLRRLNGQKWLARN
- the gmd gene encoding GDP-mannose 4,6-dehydratase produces the protein MSQSKRALITGITGQDGSYLAELLLDKGYEVHGIIRRTSTFNTDRIDHVYVDPHSADARLFLHYGDLTDGTMLRRILEQVQPQEVYNLGAQSHVRVSFDSPEYTVDAVGMGTLRLLEAIRDYQQRTSLEVRFYQAGSSEMFGKVQEIPQKETTPFYPRSPYACAKVFAHWQTINYRESYDLFACNGILFNHESPRRGETFVTRKITRAIARIVAGQQKKLYLGNLESKRDWGYAKDYVRAMWLMLQQDQPDDYVVATNETHAISEFLDIAFNHVNLDWHDYVEFDPRYLRPAEVDLLIGDATRAKQKLGWEPSVTFEQLVHLMVESDLEALGIAHGNGNGDKRDIATVRKDLMNLAPQG